A DNA window from Campylobacter anatolicus contains the following coding sequences:
- a CDS encoding M24 family metallopeptidase, translating to MNAILKDENAVYFECGYSCDNEILIIANGVKYFLTDARYYFEAKVLVNSGVIVLLAQRNLIKEARLLLRKLSLKNVVFNPDELSVSEFDALSKGLRTKFIPKSNFSQLKRICKSESEIAVLKEAARFGAKCFDEFAKFVRENGEGMSERELHFNASLIFRQKNSLGLSFDPIIAINENAAKAHALPSDKRLKKGDLLLLDAGVKFNRYCSDRTRTACFDDDFNFSKTQIFKNVKQQEIFDLVLKAQKAAIATVKAGIKAKDVDNAARQIIADAGYAKAFFHSTGHGVGVDIHELPVISARSETILEKGMVFSVEPGIYLENEFGVRIEDVVVVRENGAEIL from the coding sequence ATGAATGCTATATTAAAGGATGAGAATGCCGTATATTTTGAGTGCGGATACAGCTGTGATAATGAAATTTTAATCATCGCTAATGGAGTGAAGTATTTTCTAACCGACGCTAGATATTATTTTGAAGCAAAAGTGCTTGTAAATAGCGGTGTGATCGTCCTTTTAGCACAGAGAAATTTAATAAAAGAAGCTAGATTGCTTTTAAGAAAACTTAGCTTAAAAAACGTGGTTTTTAATCCTGATGAGTTGAGTGTGAGTGAGTTTGATGCACTCAGTAAAGGGTTAAGGACTAAATTTATCCCAAAGTCAAATTTCTCTCAATTAAAGCGAATTTGTAAGAGCGAAAGCGAAATAGCCGTGCTTAAAGAGGCGGCTAGGTTTGGGGCGAAGTGTTTTGATGAGTTTGCTAAATTTGTGCGTGAAAATGGTGAAGGTATGAGTGAGCGAGAGCTACATTTTAATGCGAGTTTGATATTTAGACAGAAAAACTCGCTTGGTCTTAGTTTTGATCCGATAATCGCCATAAACGAAAATGCCGCAAAAGCCCATGCACTTCCTAGTGATAAGCGACTAAAAAAGGGCGATTTACTCTTGCTAGATGCAGGGGTTAAGTTTAATCGTTACTGTTCTGATCGCACGAGAACGGCGTGTTTTGATGATGATTTTAATTTTTCAAAGACTCAAATTTTTAAAAACGTAAAGCAGCAAGAGATCTTTGATCTTGTATTAAAGGCACAAAAGGCAGCTATTGCGACAGTTAAAGCAGGGATAAAGGCAAAAGATGTAGATAACGCAGCAAGGCAGATAATAGCTGATGCTGGTTATGCTAAAGCGTTTTTTCACTCTACAGGGCATGGTGTTGGCGTTGATATACACGAACTACCAGTCATCTCAGCTAGAAGTGAGACGATTTTAGAAAAAGGTATGGTTTTTAGCGTAGAGCCTGGAATCTACCTTGAAAATGAATTTGGTGTGCGTATAGAAGATGTGGTCGTTGTGCGTGAAAATGGGGCTGAAATTTTATGA
- the mqnF gene encoding aminofutalosine deaminase family hydrolase, translated as MQILKAKYIITCDNDFNILKNSCVAFNKRIVAVGNESEMRAKFKDADFTDLGNVVITPALVNSHVHLEFSSNRSELIYGDFITWLGSIVINGAKIAKKCTQNLMAQTLKNMMKSGVGTIGAISSYGKDLQILALSSARVIFFNEILGSNGEFVEQNFLNFMLRFNESVKYKNEHFTPALSLHSPYSVHPNLAKKALKFAHEKGLIVSTHFLESKAERQWLEKGNGKFKEHLKHFVPEPKPMYEINEYLSLFNGIRTLFTHCVYVNNFTKFDKDLHSITHCVVSNRLLGKKSLNLNQISKQGLTLNIGTDGLSSNISLNLWDELRAVLLTHSRIELNKLAKAAFIAATRGGARALGLQSGEITVGKLADIAVFTAPKCDTDTLLTQLILHTKLAKRLYIGGEICKF; from the coding sequence ATGCAAATTTTAAAAGCAAAATATATAATCACTTGTGACAATGATTTTAATATCTTAAAAAATAGCTGCGTTGCATTTAATAAGCGTATCGTGGCGGTGGGTAATGAGAGTGAGATGAGAGCTAAATTTAAAGATGCGGATTTTACTGATTTAGGTAATGTCGTCATTACTCCAGCCTTGGTAAATTCGCACGTTCACCTTGAATTTAGTTCAAACCGTTCAGAGTTAATTTATGGTGATTTTATAACTTGGCTTGGCTCTATTGTTATAAATGGAGCAAAAATAGCTAAAAAATGCACTCAAAATTTAATGGCTCAAACGCTTAAAAATATGATGAAAAGCGGTGTTGGGACGATAGGTGCGATATCTAGCTATGGTAAAGATTTACAGATTTTAGCTCTCTCGTCCGCTAGGGTTATATTTTTTAACGAGATTTTAGGCTCAAATGGCGAATTTGTAGAGCAAAACTTCTTAAATTTTATGCTACGCTTTAATGAAAGCGTTAAATATAAAAACGAGCATTTCACTCCTGCTCTTTCGCTTCACTCGCCATACTCTGTGCATCCAAATTTAGCCAAAAAAGCACTGAAATTTGCTCACGAAAAAGGGCTTATCGTTTCAACACATTTTTTAGAAAGCAAGGCTGAAAGGCAGTGGCTAGAAAAGGGAAACGGTAAATTTAAAGAGCATTTAAAACACTTCGTGCCTGAACCAAAGCCGATGTATGAAATTAATGAGTATTTGTCATTATTTAATGGTATTCGCACACTTTTTACACACTGTGTTTATGTGAATAACTTTACTAAATTTGATAAAGACTTACACAGCATTACACACTGCGTGGTCTCAAATAGGCTACTTGGCAAAAAGTCTTTAAATTTAAACCAAATCTCAAAGCAAGGACTTACTCTAAACATCGGCACAGATGGTCTTAGCTCAAACATAAGTTTAAATTTATGGGACGAGCTTAGAGCAGTGCTTTTAACTCACTCACGTATTGAGCTAAATAAACTAGCCAAAGCTGCATTCATAGCAGCAACAAGGGGTGGTGCTAGGGCTTTAGGGCTACAAAGTGGCGAGATAACAGTTGGTAAATTAGCCGACATTGCCGTATTTACTGCACCAAAATGTGACACCGACACTCTTTTAACTCAACTTATACTTCATACAAAACTAGCAAAAAGACTATATATAGGAGGAGAAATTTGCAAATTTTAA
- the sppA gene encoding signal peptide peptidase SppA, whose amino-acid sequence MQILKVIFTPILAVFKFINNYFKVLIFMMILFVLFVPNKPITQPNLVRIDINGMILDTDEIITQLEKARVDESIKGVLLYIDSPGGALSPSVELFMQISRLKQSKKVIAYAAGSMTSGSYYAGAGADKIYANPGAFIGSIGVIMQAPNISELAHKIGISEQIVKAGEFKEAGTFTREWSQMERKSLQTLVDGAYELFVSDVAKARNLDIKMRDEWANARVFLANDALKMGLIDNIGGYFDAVNELIRLSEVSEPVWQEKPKIEKILENLTKTGINSLITLFFSSNLR is encoded by the coding sequence TTGCAAATTTTAAAGGTAATTTTTACGCCGATTTTAGCAGTATTTAAATTTATAAACAACTACTTTAAGGTGTTGATTTTTATGATGATTTTATTTGTTTTATTTGTGCCAAATAAGCCAATAACGCAACCAAATTTAGTGCGGATAGATATAAATGGAATGATACTTGATACAGATGAGATTATCACTCAGCTTGAAAAGGCTAGAGTAGATGAGAGCATAAAAGGTGTATTGCTTTACATAGATAGTCCAGGTGGTGCATTAAGCCCTAGTGTGGAGCTATTTATGCAGATATCACGATTAAAACAGAGCAAAAAAGTCATAGCTTATGCAGCTGGATCAATGACTAGTGGGAGCTACTATGCTGGGGCTGGGGCTGATAAAATTTATGCTAATCCTGGTGCATTTATTGGTTCAATAGGTGTAATTATGCAAGCTCCAAACATAAGCGAACTAGCCCATAAAATAGGCATAAGCGAACAAATTGTTAAAGCTGGAGAGTTTAAGGAGGCTGGGACATTTACAAGAGAGTGGAGCCAGATGGAGCGAAAGAGTCTACAAACGCTTGTAGATGGAGCGTATGAGCTGTTCGTAAGCGATGTCGCAAAGGCTAGAAATTTAGATATAAAAATGCGTGACGAGTGGGCAAACGCAAGAGTATTTTTAGCTAACGATGCTCTAAAAATGGGACTGATAGATAACATAGGCGGATACTTTGACGCAGTTAATGAGCTGATACGTTTAAGCGAGGTAAGTGAGCCAGTATGGCAAGAGAAGCCAAAGATAGAAAAAATTTTAGAAAATCTTACAAAAACTGGAATAAATTCACTCATAACACTATTTTTTAGTTCAAATTTAAGATAA
- the ribD gene encoding bifunctional diaminohydroxyphosphoribosylaminopyrimidine deaminase/5-amino-6-(5-phosphoribosylamino)uracil reductase RibD: MSDEFYMSLAINKAWQYQILTYPNPAVGCVVLDKFGKILSCEAHKKAGYLHAEPSAIFSALCVLSDNFSDKFITKYNAEFQTTFKNAGELSEVLLEPSFTYKFILDNHDDLLCDAKAYVTLEPCSHHGRTPPCAKLFLALKFSEVIIAHKDTNKIASGGAKILKNAGVSVKIGVCKDEAALLLEPFLSWQRSHFSFLKVALSKNGAFNGAISNAKSRTHLHKIRDVIELLIIGGNTVRTDRPTLDTRLINDGKAPDVMIYSRKNEGEFDKNLPLFNVPNRKVRVSKTLENDKKLVMYEGANEFLSLFAKGELNTKWLLLYQSSNFNDAPNIHIKLNLKRIFSGNFGDDSYTWYKLSE, translated from the coding sequence ATGAGTGATGAGTTTTATATGAGCCTTGCCATAAACAAGGCTTGGCAGTATCAGATACTTACCTATCCAAATCCAGCCGTTGGCTGTGTTGTGTTAGATAAATTTGGTAAAATTTTATCTTGCGAGGCACATAAAAAGGCTGGGTATCTGCACGCTGAACCGAGTGCGATTTTTTCTGCACTTTGTGTGTTGAGTGATAATTTTAGTGATAAATTTATCACTAAATACAATGCCGAGTTTCAAACTACCTTTAAAAATGCTGGTGAGCTTAGTGAAGTCTTGCTTGAACCAAGCTTCACTTATAAATTTATACTTGATAATCACGATGACTTATTATGCGATGCGAAGGCCTACGTTACGCTTGAACCTTGTTCTCATCACGGCAGAACGCCACCTTGTGCGAAGCTCTTTTTGGCTTTAAAATTTAGCGAAGTTATCATAGCACACAAAGATACGAATAAAATCGCAAGTGGTGGAGCTAAGATACTCAAAAATGCAGGAGTGAGTGTAAAAATTGGCGTTTGCAAGGACGAAGCAGCACTACTTTTAGAGCCGTTTTTATCTTGGCAAAGATCACATTTTAGCTTTCTTAAAGTCGCCTTGAGTAAAAATGGAGCATTTAATGGTGCTATCTCGAACGCTAAAAGTCGTACTCATCTGCATAAGATACGAGATGTGATAGAGCTACTTATCATCGGTGGTAACACTGTCCGCACCGACCGACCTACACTTGATACTAGGCTCATTAATGATGGCAAAGCTCCTGATGTGATGATATATTCACGTAAAAATGAAGGCGAATTTGATAAGAATTTACCACTTTTTAACGTGCCTAATCGTAAAGTGAGAGTATCAAAAACACTTGAAAATGATAAAAAACTTGTTATGTATGAGGGAGCAAACGAGTTTTTATCTCTGTTTGCAAAAGGTGAGTTAAATACAAAGTGGCTACTTTTGTATCAAAGCTCAAATTTTAATGATGCACCAAATATCCATATAAAGCTAAATTTAAAACGTATTTTTAGTGGAAATTTTGGAGATGATAGTTATACTTGGTATAAACTTAGCGAGTAA
- the rimP gene encoding ribosome maturation factor RimP, whose translation MDNLNELVKECGVELYDTEITNENGRAIYRIYITKNSGVSLDDCEKVSRLLSPIFDVTPPVSGDYNLEVSSPGLERKLVKPRHFKASIGELIKIQTSEIKMAGRLVKANDESIAVQNDDGVFEFLIMDLKKAKTYLEW comes from the coding sequence ATGGATAACTTAAATGAGCTTGTAAAAGAGTGTGGCGTAGAGCTTTACGACACTGAGATAACAAATGAAAACGGTAGAGCAATATATAGAATTTACATCACAAAAAATAGCGGTGTGAGTTTAGATGATTGCGAAAAGGTAAGTCGTCTGCTCTCTCCTATATTTGATGTAACTCCGCCAGTTTCTGGAGATTATAATCTTGAGGTTAGCTCGCCTGGGCTTGAGCGAAAACTAGTTAAGCCAAGACACTTTAAGGCTAGTATTGGTGAACTTATAAAAATACAAACAAGCGAGATAAAAATGGCTGGTAGGCTTGTAAAGGCTAATGATGAGAGTATTGCCGTACAAAATGATGATGGAGTATTTGAGTTTTTAATAATGGATTTAAAAAAAGCTAAAACATATTTGGAGTGGTAA
- the flhF gene encoding flagellar biosynthesis protein FlhF codes for MATKFYTFTGESSIEALKKAQETCGEKAILVTTKQIQAKTINKKPLYEILVSVEEDEASMKPKPNPKAVSYENAYSKFSQNYEPPKKFNITEKPSVAQSQPKTISPEPYDKKIDDKFSDESVLLNISAAAKEISEIANVGVDEIRSVDEQIGVNKKIDDVAKQVSAISERLGLITDMIWDERAPNRNNLVIPPEFASIYKAAKQSGMKSEHLEAIMNATIQNLPSTMKANPAAVKRYFYSLLRNMLPCRKERNDRKQRIMMLVGPTGVGKTTTLAKLAARFAYSGDKRYKTGIITLDTYRIGAVEQLFQYAKMMKLPILDVIEVEDFKGAIKTLNYCDIILIDTTGNSQYDKEKLDKLDKFLKHSGASIDVSLVLSAGSKVEDLIEIYNGFSFLDIDTLIVTKFDETKIFGNVFSLIYETNTPVSYFCVGQEVPDDLIEAKSEFLVECILEGFDKNLMDDQND; via the coding sequence ATGGCAACAAAATTTTACACTTTTACTGGTGAAAGTAGCATAGAGGCGCTCAAAAAGGCTCAAGAGACATGCGGAGAAAAGGCTATACTTGTTACTACAAAGCAAATTCAAGCTAAAACAATAAACAAAAAACCACTTTATGAAATTTTAGTCAGTGTTGAGGAGGATGAGGCGTCGATGAAGCCCAAGCCAAATCCAAAAGCTGTGAGCTATGAAAATGCTTATTCTAAATTTAGTCAAAACTACGAACCGCCAAAGAAATTTAATATCACAGAAAAGCCAAGCGTGGCACAATCTCAGCCAAAAACTATTTCGCCTGAGCCTTATGATAAAAAAATTGATGATAAATTTAGCGATGAGAGTGTACTTTTAAACATCTCTGCTGCTGCAAAAGAGATAAGCGAGATAGCAAATGTCGGAGTTGATGAGATACGCTCAGTGGATGAGCAAATTGGCGTAAATAAGAAGATAGATGACGTGGCAAAACAAGTCAGTGCTATCAGCGAAAGACTGGGGCTTATAACTGATATGATATGGGATGAGAGAGCTCCAAACCGCAACAATCTAGTCATTCCACCTGAGTTTGCCTCAATATATAAAGCAGCAAAACAAAGTGGTATGAAAAGCGAGCATTTAGAAGCAATAATGAACGCTACAATACAAAATTTACCATCAACAATGAAGGCAAATCCAGCTGCTGTAAAGCGGTATTTTTACTCGCTTTTGCGTAATATGCTACCATGTCGCAAAGAGCGTAATGATCGAAAACAACGCATTATGATGCTTGTTGGACCAACTGGCGTAGGCAAGACAACAACTCTAGCAAAGCTCGCTGCTCGGTTTGCATACAGTGGAGATAAACGCTATAAAACAGGTATTATTACGCTTGATACATATAGGATCGGTGCGGTAGAGCAGCTCTTTCAGTATGCTAAGATGATGAAGCTTCCGATACTTGACGTTATTGAAGTTGAGGACTTTAAAGGTGCAATAAAGACATTAAATTACTGTGATATTATACTTATTGACACGACTGGTAACTCACAGTATGATAAAGAAAAGCTTGATAAGTTGGATAAATTTTTAAAGCATAGTGGAGCTAGTATAGATGTAAGTCTCGTGCTTTCGGCTGGATCAAAAGTGGAGGATCTGATAGAAATTTATAATGGCTTTTCTTTTTTAGATATCGACACGCTTATAGTTACTAAATTTGATGAGACAAAAATTTTTGGCAATGTTTTTTCGCTAATATATGAGACAAACACGCCCGTGAGCTACTTTTGTGTAGGACAAGAAGTTCCTGATGATCTTATAGAGGCTAAAAGTGAGTTTTTAGTTGAATGTATTTTGGAGGGTTTTGATAAAAATTTGATGGATGATCAAAATGACTAA
- a CDS encoding formate--tetrahydrofolate ligase: MLSDIQITHQAKLEHISNVAAKLGLKDDEIELYGKFKAKITPKFKHSNAKLILVTATNPTPFGEGKTTMSIGLADAMQRLNKKVCLALREPSLGPVFGIKGGAAGGGYSQLAPMEDLNLHFTGDFHAITSANNLISAMIDNSLYQENPLKIEKILWKRCMDMNDRALRFITVGQGGRTDGVERMDGFNITAASEIMAILCLATDLSDLKRRIANIMVALNSDGEPIYVRDLGCEDAVCILLKDAIKPNLFQTLEHTPTLVHGGPFANIAHGCNSIIATKTALNLADFVITEAGFGSDLGAEKFIDIKSRVAGIKPDVVVLVSTIRSLKYNSGVDKEAITHPNLDALKQGIANLGGHIENLKEKFGLNVVVALNKFGFDVDSEIEFVREYCREFGVDMAVCENFAKGSEGAVELANFVLKALKRPSELKFAYEMSDDVCTKITKVATQIYGAGEIIFEDAALTALENIKRLGLESLPVCVAKTQYSFSDDAKLLGRAKGFKFSVKDLEIRTGAGFIVAVCGKIMLMPGLPKHPGALDMSINEQGEISGLA; this comes from the coding sequence ATGTTAAGTGATATACAGATAACGCATCAAGCAAAATTAGAGCATATAAGTAATGTTGCAGCCAAGCTTGGGCTAAAAGATGATGAGATTGAGCTTTATGGTAAATTTAAAGCCAAAATTACCCCAAAATTTAAACATTCAAACGCAAAACTCATACTCGTAACTGCGACTAACCCAACGCCATTTGGTGAGGGTAAAACAACTATGTCAATAGGACTAGCCGATGCTATGCAAAGGCTAAATAAAAAGGTCTGTCTAGCACTTCGTGAGCCATCTTTGGGGCCAGTGTTTGGCATAAAGGGTGGTGCAGCAGGCGGTGGTTACTCTCAGCTTGCACCTATGGAGGATCTGAATCTACACTTCACGGGCGACTTTCACGCTATAACTTCGGCAAACAATCTTATATCAGCAATGATAGATAATAGCCTTTATCAAGAAAATCCGCTAAAAATAGAGAAAATTTTATGGAAGCGTTGTATGGATATGAATGATAGGGCATTGCGTTTTATCACGGTTGGTCAGGGCGGTAGAACTGATGGTGTAGAGCGGATGGATGGTTTTAATATAACCGCAGCAAGTGAGATAATGGCGATACTTTGCCTAGCAACTGACCTAAGCGATTTAAAACGTAGAATTGCAAATATTATGGTTGCACTTAATAGCGATGGTGAGCCGATATATGTTCGTGATCTAGGCTGCGAGGATGCTGTTTGTATACTTTTAAAAGATGCGATAAAACCAAATCTATTTCAGACACTAGAGCATACTCCGACGCTAGTTCATGGTGGACCATTTGCAAATATTGCACACGGTTGCAACTCTATAATTGCAACTAAAACTGCTCTAAATTTAGCTGATTTTGTGATTACCGAGGCTGGATTTGGCTCTGATCTTGGGGCGGAGAAATTTATAGATATTAAGAGTCGTGTAGCTGGTATAAAACCTGATGTCGTGGTGCTTGTAAGCACGATAAGATCGCTAAAGTATAACAGCGGAGTGGATAAAGAGGCTATCACTCATCCAAATTTAGATGCTTTAAAACAAGGCATAGCAAACCTTGGCGGACATATTGAAAATTTAAAAGAGAAATTTGGACTAAATGTCGTTGTTGCACTTAACAAATTTGGCTTTGATGTGGATAGTGAGATAGAGTTTGTGCGTGAGTATTGTCGCGAGTTTGGCGTTGATATGGCGGTTTGCGAGAATTTTGCCAAAGGTAGCGAGGGTGCGGTAGAGTTAGCAAATTTTGTCTTAAAAGCACTCAAAAGACCAAGTGAGCTAAAATTTGCTTATGAGATGAGTGATGATGTTTGCACTAAGATAACCAAAGTAGCTACTCAGATCTATGGAGCTGGCGAGATTATCTTTGAAGATGCGGCACTAACGGCACTTGAAAACATAAAACGCTTAGGGCTTGAGAGTTTGCCTGTGTGCGTGGCAAAGACGCAGTATTCGTTCAGCGATGATGCAAAGTTGCTTGGTCGTGCAAAGGGATTTAAATTTAGCGTTAAAGACCTAGAGATTCGCACAGGAGCTGGATTTATAGTCGCTGTGTGCGGTAAGATAATGTTAATGCCGGGTCTGCCAAAACATCCTGGGGCTTTGGATATGAGTATAAACGAACAAGGCGAGATAAGCGGACTTGCGTAA
- a CDS encoding RNA polymerase sigma factor FliA, with protein sequence MYELKQKQLNAYQSAIKKEQDDIVLKYMPALRAMAFRLKERLPSNIDANDLIGIGVEEMIKLSRRYDKEQNDSFWGYAKKRVYGSMLDYLRDLDVVSRTNRRLVKAIDSEIDAYFNIHEDEPDDEYLAQKLGEDIEKIREARGVSSIITLLPIDDQMELYGENEVESSVEKQDLIEKIEVILESFEDRDKLLVQLYYYEELNLKEISEIMQISESRISQIHKRLLDRIRRSLGA encoded by the coding sequence ATGTACGAACTAAAGCAAAAGCAGCTTAATGCCTATCAAAGTGCGATAAAAAAAGAGCAAGATGATATAGTTTTGAAGTATATGCCTGCCCTTCGTGCGATGGCATTTCGTTTAAAGGAGAGATTACCGTCAAATATTGATGCAAATGATCTTATAGGTATCGGTGTTGAAGAGATGATAAAGCTAAGCCGTAGATATGATAAAGAGCAAAACGACTCATTTTGGGGATATGCTAAGAAGCGAGTTTATGGCTCTATGCTTGATTATTTGCGTGATTTAGATGTTGTTAGTAGGACTAATCGTAGGCTTGTTAAAGCAATAGATTCTGAGATAGATGCGTATTTTAATATCCACGAAGATGAGCCAGATGATGAGTATTTGGCTCAAAAACTTGGCGAAGATATAGAGAAAATTCGTGAAGCAAGGGGCGTGAGTAGTATCATTACTCTACTTCCGATAGACGATCAGATGGAGCTTTATGGAGAAAATGAAGTTGAGTCAAGTGTAGAAAAGCAAGATCTTATAGAAAAGATCGAAGTTATACTTGAGAGTTTTGAAGATCGTGATAAATTGCTCGTGCAACTTTATTATTACGAAGAGTTAAATTTAAAAGAGATAAGTGAAATAATGCAGATCAGTGAGAGTAGAATATCTCAAATTCATAAGCGACTTTTAGATAGAATAAGACGAAGTTTGGGGGCTTAA
- the folK gene encoding 2-amino-4-hydroxy-6-hydroxymethyldihydropteridine diphosphokinase, translating into MKLVGARRLIKSRFCHAYFGFKSGFKFSAFLGLGGNIGDTRKRFDKFIRVLMDDRRFHLVEVSPILENAAFGYTAQADFSNAVISLQTSLSPNETLKIMQRLELKFGRKRSFKNAPRTLDIDILYFSTKVRKTERLIVPHKGSDKRLSVIVPLGLMRVL; encoded by the coding sequence ATGAAGTTAGTTGGAGCTAGAAGGCTGATAAAAAGCCGTTTTTGTCATGCATATTTTGGCTTTAAAAGTGGATTTAAATTTAGTGCTTTTTTAGGGCTTGGTGGCAACATCGGCGATACACGTAAGAGATTTGACAAGTTTATAAGAGTGTTAATGGATGATAGGCGGTTTCATCTAGTTGAGGTTTCGCCTATTCTTGAAAATGCGGCATTTGGCTATACTGCTCAAGCTGATTTTAGTAACGCTGTTATAAGCTTACAAACGAGTTTAAGTCCAAATGAGACACTAAAGATAATGCAACGTTTAGAGCTTAAATTTGGTAGAAAAAGGAGCTTTAAAAATGCACCTAGGACGCTGGATATTGATATATTGTATTTTAGCACAAAGGTGCGAAAAACTGAGCGACTTATCGTGCCACATAAAGGTTCGGACAAGCGTCTTAGTGTGATAGTCCCACTTGGGCTTATGAGAGTTTTATAA
- a CDS encoding P-loop NTPase has product MTNQAQKLQSLVASQNSKKSTHFVAITSGKGGVGKSTISANLANILSQNGYKVALFDADIGLANLDVILNVRINKNLLHVLKGECSLRDILIPVNKNLILIPGESGDEILKFNNQFLYERFLNEANELDKLDFMIIDTGAGIGGNTQLFLEASDEVIVVTVPDPAAITDAYAVIKIVSRFRDSELLLLNMVKNENEAVKIFENIKRVAAANIGSNLKLNMVGYLQYDKGVAKSIKQRTLFSDDAPYGVANEQIRAITSKLLYRLERKVLDDDGSRSFGNFFKRLIEQF; this is encoded by the coding sequence ATGACTAATCAAGCTCAAAAACTTCAAAGTCTAGTCGCATCTCAAAATAGCAAAAAAAGTACTCATTTTGTCGCTATAACAAGCGGTAAAGGTGGCGTAGGTAAAAGTACTATAAGTGCAAATTTAGCAAATATCTTATCTCAAAATGGTTATAAAGTTGCATTGTTTGATGCTGACATTGGTCTTGCAAATTTAGACGTGATACTAAACGTAAGGATTAATAAAAACCTACTTCATGTTTTAAAAGGTGAGTGTTCGTTGAGGGATATTTTAATACCAGTTAATAAAAATTTAATCCTAATTCCAGGTGAAAGTGGTGATGAAATACTTAAATTTAATAATCAATTCTTATATGAGAGATTTTTAAACGAAGCCAATGAGCTTGATAAGCTTGATTTTATGATCATTGATACAGGTGCTGGCATAGGGGGAAATACACAGCTATTTTTAGAAGCATCCGATGAGGTCATCGTAGTAACCGTGCCCGATCCAGCTGCGATAACTGATGCGTATGCGGTGATAAAGATAGTTTCTAGATTTCGAGATAGTGAGCTATTGCTTTTAAATATGGTAAAAAATGAAAATGAAGCAGTTAAAATTTTTGAAAATATCAAACGTGTGGCAGCAGCAAATATCGGATCAAATTTAAAGCTTAATATGGTAGGCTACTTGCAGTATGATAAGGGCGTGGCAAAGAGTATAAAGCAACGGACGCTATTTAGTGATGACGCACCTTATGGTGTGGCTAATGAGCAGATAAGAGCGATCACATCAAAGCTTTTGTATCGTTTGGAACGAAAAGTGCTTGACGATGATGGTAGCCGAAGTTTTGGTAACTTTTTTAAACGTTTGATAGAACAATTTTAA
- the aroQ gene encoding type II 3-dehydroquinate dehydratase, with amino-acid sequence MDKKLKIMVIQGPNINMLGVREPSIYGAMKMEDIHTQMKIVAEQNGVDIEFFQSNLEGEIVDKIQECLGEVDGIIINAAAFTHTSIAIRDALSAVALPTIEVHISNVYRREEFRQKSLIAPVAAGVIVGFGPVGYHLAMVGMLQIFEQIKAIRANQAQQ; translated from the coding sequence ATGGATAAGAAATTAAAAATTATGGTAATACAAGGACCAAATATAAATATGCTCGGTGTGCGTGAACCAAGTATTTATGGTGCGATGAAGATGGAGGACATACATACTCAGATGAAGATCGTAGCTGAGCAAAATGGCGTAGATATTGAGTTTTTTCAAAGTAATCTTGAAGGTGAAATAGTGGATAAGATTCAAGAGTGTCTAGGCGAAGTAGACGGCATCATTATCAATGCTGCTGCCTTTACACATACATCTATTGCGATTAGAGATGCTCTTAGTGCGGTTGCTCTGCCAACTATTGAGGTGCATATAAGCAACGTTTATCGTAGAGAAGAGTTTCGCCAAAAGAGTCTGATAGCACCAGTTGCTGCGGGCGTGATTGTTGGTTTTGGACCTGTGGGCTATCATCTAGCGATGGTAGGAATGTTGCAAATTTTTGAGCAGATAAAAGCGATAAGAGCCAACCAAGCACAGCAATGA